In Ischnura elegans chromosome 6, ioIscEleg1.1, whole genome shotgun sequence, one genomic interval encodes:
- the LOC124161610 gene encoding ras association domain-containing protein 4: MWKCHKCGKPVYFAERKQSLGYDWHPECLRCEECGKRLNPGQHAEHKGVPYCHVPCYGALFGPQLFGHGTRVESHTSFGKVENRIGGTNMSRSHLETKIKAFNQYYDGKSGEIRSREVNGRLVLEGALRIHWGVLNMIHLKEDDDQRTVVTIRKRNSYRSAIVNGLDDEDDDELESMDYVDRDQSIVDADELVVESEDAQESPDVQKCLTLPVKLGKKEMEWDELDDLLQVERQVEEGEKVFRTMPSGLPTISSQSSVEEELDESVVGNENCSRNGVENGGRNKDGPMSHLPPHVPAKTGSTAIRRRPGGRLRSRTKLKRRCSINGHFYNRETSFFTPPYGSQMSVWVTSLVSTNEVINLMLEKYKVDSKPYNFALFVVRDNGEQRRLRDDEYPLLVRVMLGPHEDVAKLFLMDRQGTEEISSEVAQFLNLSIAECRAILEQFNQEEEREAKRTRAKYREMRRRIKQRMEELKVRL; this comes from the exons ATGTGGAAGTGCCATAAGTGCGGAAAACCCGTTTATTTCG CCGAACGGAAGCAGTCCCTGGGGTACGATTGGCACCCGGAATGTCTCAGGTGTGAAGAGTGTGGTAAACGATTAAATCCTGGGCAGCACGCTGAG CACAAGGGTGTACCGTACTGCCATGTACCTTGTTATGGAGCCTTATTTGGTCCCCAATTGTTCGGTCATGGCACCCGAGTGGAGTCGCATACCAGTTTTGGAAAAGTGGAAAATCGTATTGGAGGGACCAACATGTCAAG GTCACACTTGGAGACAAAAATCAAAGCATTCAACCAATACTATGATGGGAAGAGTGGTGAAATCCGAAGTAGAGAA GTTAACGGTCGATTAGTGCTCGAAGGTGCTCTCCGGATTCATTGGGGTGTGTTGAATATGATACATTTGAAGGAAGATGATGACCAAAGAACAGTTGTTACTATCAGGAAACGTAATTCTTATCGTAGTGCAATAGTTAATGGCCTAGATGATGAAGATGACGACGAGCTTGAGTCAATGGATTATGTTGACAGAGATCAAAGTATTGTTGACGCCGATGAGCTTGTAGTGGAATCTGAAGATGCCCAAGAAAGTCCGGACGTTCAGAAATGCCTGACACTTCCTGTTAAGCTCGGTAAAAAGGAAATGGAATGGGATGAATTGGATGATCTTCTGCAGGTGGAGAGGCAGGTTGAGGAAGGTGAAAAAGTCTTTCGAACAATGCCCAGTGGGCTGCCCACAATATCGTCCCAGTCGAGTGTGGAAGAAGAATTAG ATGAAAGTGTGGTGGGAAATGAGAACTGCTCTAGGAACGGGGTGGAGAACGGGGGTCGGAACAAAGATGGACCAATGAGCCACTTGCCGCCGCACGTGCCTGCAAAGACGGGGAGCACTGCGATCCGGAGGCGGCCAGGAGGGAGGCTGCGCTCGAGGACAAAGCTGAAGAGGCGCTGCTCCATCAACGGCCACTTCTACAACCGGGAGACGAGCTTCTTCACTCCCCCTTACGGAAGTCAAATGAGTGTATGGGTGACGTCTTTGGTGAGCACCAACGAAGTCATCAACCTCATGCTGGAGAAGTACAAGGTTGACAGCAAGCCATACAACTTTGCTCTCTTTGTGGTTCGTGACAATGGAG AGCAAAGGAGACTTCGTGATGATGAGTATCCTCTGCTGGTGAGAGTGATGTTGGGTCCCCATGAGGATGTGGCCAAGCTGTTCTTGATGGATAGGCAGGGCACGGAAGAGATAAGCAGTGAAGTTGCGCAGTTTCTGAATCTCAGCATCGCCGAGTGCAGAGCCATATTGGAGCAGTTCAACCAGGAAGAAGAGAGGGAAGCAAAGAGGACCCGTGCCAA GTACAGGGAAATGCGCCGCAGAATCAAGCAAAGGATGGAAGAACTAAAGGTCAGACTGTGA